In one Lachnospiraceae bacterium GAM79 genomic region, the following are encoded:
- a CDS encoding HAMP domain-containing histidine kinase translates to MKSDFERKRFIQRFVILSVILLAVVGIGIRFLFGGDEKRIAVILLILAVGLVILFFISYREINHTYREIEHVSDEMLRVVQGEDELPEEEYMQGTIGILYTNFYKMVTFLKESKEREMSEKVFLRDIMSDISHQLKTPLASLNVFIDLLLDDSFTDEEKRMRVLNESKNQLTRMEWMVLSLLKLARIEAGAIQFDRKECDLKLLLLQARDSVTYLTESREQEVHVICEDGRKLVCDGDWLVEAIINLLKNASDYSPEKTEITVEVEHNPVFTRIYVKDHGMGIAEKDLGNIFKRFYRVHHDVNPNSVGIGLSLTKSIVEGMGGKITVRSEEGSNTWFIITFVHVD, encoded by the coding sequence TTGAAAAGTGATTTTGAGAGAAAAAGATTCATACAACGATTTGTGATCCTGTCTGTAATACTGTTGGCAGTGGTTGGAATCGGTATACGGTTCCTGTTCGGTGGCGATGAAAAGAGAATTGCGGTTATCCTGCTGATATTAGCGGTCGGGCTTGTAATTCTGTTTTTCATCAGTTATCGGGAGATCAACCATACTTATCGGGAGATTGAGCATGTGTCGGATGAGATGCTTCGTGTAGTTCAGGGAGAAGATGAGCTGCCGGAAGAAGAATACATGCAGGGTACGATCGGAATCTTATATACGAACTTTTATAAGATGGTGACATTTTTAAAAGAAAGCAAAGAGCGGGAAATGTCAGAGAAAGTATTCTTACGTGATATCATGTCAGATATCTCTCATCAGCTTAAGACACCGCTGGCATCCTTAAATGTATTCATCGATCTGCTGTTAGATGATTCCTTTACAGATGAAGAAAAACGGATGCGGGTGCTTAACGAATCAAAAAATCAGCTTACCAGAATGGAATGGATGGTATTATCTCTTTTAAAGCTTGCCCGGATTGAAGCGGGAGCAATCCAGTTTGACCGGAAAGAATGTGATCTGAAGCTGTTGTTATTACAGGCAAGAGACAGCGTAACCTATCTGACGGAGAGTAGGGAACAGGAGGTTCATGTGATCTGTGAGGATGGCAGGAAGCTGGTCTGTGACGGTGACTGGCTGGTAGAGGCGATCATCAATCTTTTGAAGAATGCATCAGACTACTCACCGGAGAAAACAGAGATCACGGTTGAGGTAGAACACAATCCGGTCTTTACCAGGATCTATGTCAAGGATCATGGAATGGGGATCGCAGAGAAAGATCTCGGAAATATATTCAAACGATTCTACCGTGTACACCATGATGTGAATCCAAACAGTGTCGGAATCGGCTTATCCCTTACAAAGTCTATCGTAGAGGGAATGGGTGGCAAGATCACGGTACGGAGTGAAGAAGGATCAAATACCTGGTTTATCATTACATTTGTACATGTAGATTAA
- the ftsH gene encoding ATP-dependent zinc metalloprotease FtsH has product MNKKRARSAVVIYAIILIVGFLLINKWLGGSSNVATNYSYTEFSADLNAGNIAAVDITQNTNVPTATVDVEFVSGKQLTFYAADVNEIIKIYNDYEAAVDKKNATASAEDQVKLAKYNLYDVQKESMLGMWIPYLIIMIIMVIIMTFMIGRIQGGGSGGQMMNFGKSRAKKNEDIGKTVTFKDVAGLDEEKEDLEEIVSFLKNPGRFVKVGARIPKGVLLVGPPGTGKTLMAKAVAGEAGVPFFSISGSDFVEMFVGVGASRVRDLFDEAKKNAPCIIFIDEIDAVARQRGTGLGGGHDEREQTLNQLLVEMDGFGVNEGIIVLAATNRVDILDHAILRPGRFDRKVFVNRPDVKGREEILKVHTKNKPLAEDVNLNDIARTTAGFAGADLENLMNEAAICAAKDNRAYIVKEDVDKSFIKVGIGGEKKSRLVPESERRITAYHESGHAILFHLLPHVGPVYTVSIIPTGTGAGGYTMPLPENDNVFMTKAKMLEDIKVSLGGRIAEELILEDITTGASQDIKQASQYARAMVTKYGMSEKLGLINYESDDQEEVFLGRDLGHAKNYSEKVAGAIDKEVKRIIDECYADARAILEAHEDILHKCAALLLEKERIDRAEFEALFDDVPNANSTANAEPSTI; this is encoded by the coding sequence ATGAATAAGAAGAGAGCAAGAAGTGCTGTTGTGATCTATGCGATCATCCTTATTGTCGGATTCCTGCTGATCAACAAATGGCTGGGTGGCAGCAGTAATGTTGCGACCAATTACAGCTATACGGAATTTTCGGCAGATCTGAACGCGGGAAATATCGCAGCGGTAGATATTACACAGAATACAAATGTGCCGACAGCAACCGTAGATGTGGAGTTTGTTTCCGGAAAACAGCTTACATTCTATGCGGCAGATGTTAATGAGATTATTAAGATCTATAATGACTATGAAGCAGCAGTTGATAAGAAGAATGCGACAGCTTCTGCAGAGGATCAGGTAAAACTGGCAAAGTATAATCTGTACGATGTGCAGAAGGAAAGCATGCTTGGCATGTGGATCCCATATCTGATCATTATGATCATTATGGTCATTATCATGACATTCATGATCGGACGAATCCAGGGTGGTGGATCCGGCGGACAGATGATGAACTTCGGAAAGAGCCGTGCCAAGAAGAATGAAGATATCGGAAAGACGGTTACATTTAAAGATGTAGCAGGATTGGATGAGGAGAAAGAAGATCTGGAAGAGATCGTCAGCTTCCTTAAGAATCCGGGAAGATTCGTAAAGGTTGGAGCCAGAATCCCTAAGGGTGTTCTGTTAGTAGGACCTCCGGGAACAGGTAAGACATTGATGGCAAAGGCGGTTGCAGGCGAAGCTGGTGTACCGTTCTTCAGCATTTCGGGATCTGATTTTGTGGAAATGTTTGTCGGTGTCGGTGCTTCCCGTGTAAGAGATCTGTTTGACGAAGCAAAGAAGAATGCACCATGTATTATTTTCATCGATGAGATCGATGCTGTTGCAAGACAGCGTGGTACCGGACTTGGCGGTGGACATGACGAGAGAGAGCAGACCTTGAACCAGTTACTTGTTGAGATGGATGGTTTCGGTGTAAATGAAGGAATTATCGTTCTTGCAGCAACCAACCGAGTAGATATTCTTGACCATGCGATCTTGAGACCTGGTCGTTTTGACCGTAAGGTATTCGTAAACCGTCCGGATGTCAAGGGCAGAGAAGAGATCCTGAAGGTTCATACAAAGAATAAGCCACTTGCAGAAGATGTAAATCTGAATGATATTGCAAGAACAACGGCAGGTTTTGCAGGTGCTGATCTGGAGAACCTGATGAACGAAGCTGCCATCTGTGCAGCAAAGGATAACCGTGCTTATATCGTAAAAGAAGATGTAGATAAATCATTTATCAAAGTAGGAATCGGTGGAGAGAAGAAGAGTCGTCTGGTACCGGAGAGCGAGCGCAGAATCACCGCTTATCATGAATCCGGTCATGCGATCCTGTTCCATCTGCTTCCTCATGTGGGACCGGTTTATACCGTATCTATCATCCCGACCGGAACCGGTGCAGGTGGATATACGATGCCGCTTCCTGAAAATGATAACGTATTCATGACAAAGGCAAAGATGTTAGAGGATATCAAGGTAAGCCTTGGCGGACGTATCGCAGAAGAACTGATTCTTGAGGATATCACAACAGGTGCTTCGCAGGATATCAAACAGGCAAGCCAGTATGCCAGAGCAATGGTTACCAAGTACGGTATGTCTGAGAAGCTTGGTCTGATCAATTACGAAAGTGATGATCAGGAAGAAGTGTTCCTTGGACGTGATCTTGGTCATGCAAAGAATTACAGTGAGAAGGTTGCGGGAGCGATCGATAAGGAAGTTAAGCGTATCATCGATGAATGTTACGCAGATGCCAGAGCGATCCTTGAAGCACATGAAGACATCCTTCATAAATGTGCAGCGCTTCTCCTTGAGAAAGAGAGAATCGACCGGGCTGAGTTTGAAGCATTGTTTGATGATGTTCCAAATGCAAACTCTACTGCAAACGCAGAGCCTTCAACAATATAG
- a CDS encoding glycoside hydrolase family 13 protein — MSDKYTNAERIHDYIYDLKPVINVGGLFSDGSEYYRIPQEPGINDQVKVRFRTCADNADEVYLIYNGEKLVMSVEESDDLFDYYTAVIPAGEKYISYYFEIHSGCVTCYYNRIGVQKNVNPDYNFEICPGFDVPDWAKGAVFYQIYVDRFCNGDPSNDVLDNEYCYIDSPTRQVKDWYEYPANMDVGRFYGGDLQGVKDKLDYLQDLGVDVIYFNPLFVSPSNHKYDIQDYDYIDPHFGKIVVDEGECLPDGVKENKRATKYISRVTDKRNLEASNQFFAELVEEIHSRGMRVILDGVFNHCGSFNKWMDRECIYENQEGYEKGAFVSWSSPYKSFFKFYNEEVWPYNTTYDGWWGHDTLPKLNYEDSPKLVEYILNIAKKWVSPPYNVDGWRLDVAADLGHSEEYNHKFWRMFRNAVKEANPNAIVLAEHYGDPKPWLKGDQWDTVMNYDAFMEPITWFLTGVEKHSDEFRGDLLGNPDTFMGAMNYHMARFQRPSLEIAMNELSNHDHSRFLTRTNRRVGRTHTMGPQAANEGIDKSIFRQGVVFQMTWPGAPTIYYGDEAGLCGWTDPDNRRTYPWGREDMELIRFHKDMIRIHKNYEALIRGSVMFLYGAHKIIAYGRFTDTEQLVVILNTNYEDIDVKLHVRRIGVKNHEVMRRVMFTNEEGYSLEACDYKVEHNMLYLKVPKMSAMVLANVGRDI; from the coding sequence ATGTCCGACAAATACACGAACGCAGAAAGAATTCATGATTATATATATGATCTGAAGCCGGTTATCAATGTAGGGGGATTGTTTTCCGATGGTTCTGAATACTATAGAATACCGCAGGAGCCTGGAATCAATGACCAGGTGAAGGTTAGATTTCGAACATGTGCAGATAATGCCGATGAAGTTTATTTGATCTACAATGGCGAGAAGCTCGTCATGTCTGTTGAAGAATCCGATGATTTATTTGATTACTATACGGCGGTGATCCCAGCCGGAGAGAAATATATATCCTATTATTTTGAGATCCATTCGGGCTGTGTGACCTGTTATTATAACAGGATCGGTGTACAGAAGAATGTGAATCCGGACTATAACTTTGAAATCTGTCCGGGCTTTGATGTACCGGATTGGGCAAAGGGAGCTGTCTTTTATCAGATCTATGTGGATCGTTTCTGTAATGGAGATCCATCGAACGATGTACTGGACAACGAATACTGCTACATCGACAGTCCTACCAGGCAGGTGAAGGACTGGTATGAATATCCGGCAAATATGGATGTCGGACGTTTCTATGGCGGAGATCTTCAGGGTGTTAAGGATAAGTTAGATTACCTGCAGGATCTGGGTGTAGATGTTATCTATTTTAATCCGTTATTTGTATCACCATCCAACCACAAATACGATATTCAGGATTATGATTATATTGATCCGCATTTCGGAAAGATCGTTGTGGATGAGGGCGAATGTCTGCCGGATGGCGTAAAAGAGAATAAAAGAGCAACGAAATATATCAGCCGTGTAACCGACAAACGAAATCTGGAAGCCAGCAATCAGTTTTTTGCAGAATTGGTGGAGGAGATTCACAGTCGTGGTATGCGTGTTATCTTAGATGGTGTATTTAACCATTGCGGTTCCTTCAACAAATGGATGGATCGTGAGTGTATCTATGAGAATCAGGAAGGCTACGAGAAGGGAGCATTTGTATCCTGGAGCAGTCCGTATAAGTCATTCTTTAAGTTTTATAACGAAGAGGTATGGCCGTACAATACCACCTACGATGGTTGGTGGGGGCATGATACACTTCCAAAGCTGAACTATGAAGATTCCCCAAAACTGGTGGAATATATTTTGAATATAGCAAAGAAATGGGTGTCCCCTCCATATAACGTGGATGGCTGGCGACTGGATGTTGCAGCAGATCTCGGACATTCGGAGGAATATAATCACAAGTTCTGGAGAATGTTCCGTAATGCAGTCAAAGAGGCAAATCCAAATGCAATCGTACTGGCAGAGCATTATGGAGATCCGAAGCCTTGGTTAAAGGGCGATCAGTGGGATACCGTTATGAACTATGATGCATTTATGGAGCCGATCACCTGGTTCCTGACCGGTGTTGAGAAGCACAGTGATGAGTTCCGTGGCGATCTGTTAGGTAACCCGGATACATTTATGGGAGCCATGAATTATCATATGGCGAGATTCCAGCGTCCATCCCTTGAGATTGCGATGAATGAATTATCAAACCACGATCATTCCAGATTCTTAACCCGTACAAACCGGAGAGTCGGACGTACGCATACGATGGGGCCGCAGGCGGCAAATGAGGGTATCGATAAGAGTATATTCCGTCAGGGCGTTGTATTCCAGATGACCTGGCCGGGAGCTCCGACGATCTACTATGGAGATGAAGCAGGACTTTGTGGCTGGACTGACCCGGATAACCGTAGAACGTATCCGTGGGGCAGAGAAGATATGGAACTGATCCGGTTCCATAAGGACATGATCCGTATTCATAAGAACTATGAGGCTCTGATCCGTGGCTCAGTTATGTTCTTATATGGAGCACATAAGATTATCGCATATGGACGGTTCACAGATACAGAGCAGCTGGTTGTGATCCTGAATACGAATTATGAAGATATCGATGTGAAGCTGCATGTCAGACGGATCGGTGTCAAGAATCATGAGGTTATGCGCAGAGTGATGTTCACAAATGAAGAAGGCTACAGTCTGGAAGCCTGTGACTACAAGGTAGAGCATAATATGCTTTATCTGAAGGTACCGAAGATGTCGGCTATGGTTCTTGCAAACGTGGGAAGGGATATTTAA